The sequence AGGTGTTATGTGAATGACGGCGGGTACCTTGCCTGACGCTCCAGAAAGGCGACCATCTGTGAGCAATGCTACTTTTAAGCCTCGTTTCATAAGATTACCCATTATTGGCATTAACTTATGCAGCTCTGGCATTCCATTTGCGGCTGGACCATTATTTCTAACAACAATGACGGTATCTTCTTTAAATAACCCCTGTTGATAGGCCTTTACTACATCATGTTGTGAGTTAAACACGGTTGCTGGGGCTGTAATTATTTGATCGGTAAAGTCCACCGCACTTACTTTCATAATTCCACGACCTAAATTACCCGATAAGACCTTTAGTCCACCTTGTGTACTAAAGCTAGTAGAATGAGAAGCTATAATTTTTTCATCTTTACTAAGAGAAGATTTAGAGAAACAAAGCTGGTTATCGCTATCCAAATACGGGGAGGTTAAGTAGTCCAACATAGATCCGTAAACAGGGTTAGCGTCCATGAAAATCAGATCTCTTTGATTCAAAATATTCATTAAACAAGGGACCCCTCCGGCTTGATGGAAGGCATTAATATCAGCATTGCCATTGGGGTACATATTAACGAGAAGTGGCACTACTTGAGAAAGAGTATTGATGTCGTCCCATGTAACTATCCAACCTGCTGCGCGTGCAGTAGCGACTAGATGAATGGTGTGGTTTGTGCTGCCTCCTGATGCAAGCAATGCAACTAACCCATTTACAACGGATTTTTCGTCGACTACTTTTGCCAATGCTTTTTTACCGTATTGAATAGTGCTAGAGGTGGCAATATGAGTTGAAATTTTTTCGGTTAGTTTATCTCTTAGTGGCGACTCTGGAGGAACGAATGCAGAGCCTGGAAGCATCAATCCCATAGCCTCCATTACGAGTTGGTTTGTATTTGCTGTACCATAAAAAGTGCAGGTCCCGGACGAATGGTAGGCTTTGCATTCCATATCTTGTAGTGCGGTTTTATCTAGCTCTCCCGCAACGAATTTTTGTCTTGTGGATACTTTTTCCGAATTGCTAACTCCCGTAGGCATAGGGCCTGTTGGTACAAAAGCACAAGGTAAATGCCCAAAAGCTAAAGCACCGATGAGCTGTCCGGGGGCTATTTTGTCACACACACCAAGTAAAAGCGTACCATCAAAAGTATTGTGGCTTAAAGAAATAGCGGTGGATTGTGCTATGAGATCTCTAGAAAAAAGAGATAACTCCATCCCATCATTTCCTTGAGTAATACCGTCACACATCGCGGGAACACCACCAGCAACTTGCGCCGTATTTCCTAGCAAAGATAATGATTTTTTAATTATGTTGGGATATTCCAAATAGGGAGTGTGAGCACTCACCATATCGTTATAAGACGTTACGATTGCTAAATTTACCTTTGTAAAATCTAGAATAGAGTGCTTTTCTTCATTGGTAGAAGCTGCAACAGTGTGAGCTAAATTTCCACACGCTAACTTTCCTCGTATTTTCCCTTTTTTTGCCTGATTTTCTATCGTGTAAAGGTAGCGTGATCTTGTTTCAAAACTACGTTTTTTAATGTTTTGTTTTACTTCAAAAATTACAGAGTTAATCGTCATTATTTTTTACCAAAGATGCAATAACTAACAAGTATGTCGTGGAAATTTACTGAGCAATATTTGTTAGAATCTGCTCAATAATTTCCTCTGGTGTTTTATCTATATCTACATGCATAGCTTCTAATCTGTTAGGCTCAATTAATGTATTGAACTGACTTTCTAGCATTGCAGAGCCTTTAAAATAGTGACCTTGCCGCATTTTATGTCGTTGCCATATGGTGTCGAATTTCCCTTTTAAATAGATGAACTGTAACTGTGGGCAGTTTTTCCTCAAGATGTCTCGATATTCAGGTTTTAAAGCAGAACAAGCGACCACTAATGCTGGTTCGTTTACTATGATGGAATTTAAAGTTTCTAACCAAGATTGGCGATCATCATCGGTTAAAGGGATGCCATTTAGCATTTTTTCAACGTTTATTTGGGGGTGGAAGTCATCACCATCATAAAA is a genomic window of Vibrio algarum containing:
- the edd gene encoding phosphogluconate dehydratase; amino-acid sequence: MTINSVIFEVKQNIKKRSFETRSRYLYTIENQAKKGKIRGKLACGNLAHTVAASTNEEKHSILDFTKVNLAIVTSYNDMVSAHTPYLEYPNIIKKSLSLLGNTAQVAGGVPAMCDGITQGNDGMELSLFSRDLIAQSTAISLSHNTFDGTLLLGVCDKIAPGQLIGALAFGHLPCAFVPTGPMPTGVSNSEKVSTRQKFVAGELDKTALQDMECKAYHSSGTCTFYGTANTNQLVMEAMGLMLPGSAFVPPESPLRDKLTEKISTHIATSSTIQYGKKALAKVVDEKSVVNGLVALLASGGSTNHTIHLVATARAAGWIVTWDDINTLSQVVPLLVNMYPNGNADINAFHQAGGVPCLMNILNQRDLIFMDANPVYGSMLDYLTSPYLDSDNQLCFSKSSLSKDEKIIASHSTSFSTQGGLKVLSGNLGRGIMKVSAVDFTDQIITAPATVFNSQHDVVKAYQQGLFKEDTVIVVRNNGPAANGMPELHKLMPIMGNLMKRGLKVALLTDGRLSGASGKVPAVIHITPEAKRGGLISKLVNGDLVEINGQTGLVNVLADINHRVPEPFDNEHELFGSGRELFNLYRQNISSAEEGASIFY
- a CDS encoding gluconokinase, producing MMTKKYVVMGVSGCGKSSIGEALATKLGIAFYDGDDFHPQINVEKMLNGIPLTDDDRQSWLETLNSIIVNEPALVVACSALKPEYRDILRKNCPQLQFIYLKGKFDTIWQRHKMRQGHYFKGSAMLESQFNTLIEPNRLEAMHVDIDKTPEEIIEQILTNIAQ